A stretch of Mesorhizobium sp. M2A.F.Ca.ET.046.03.2.1 DNA encodes these proteins:
- the nifN gene encoding nitrogenase iron-molybdenum cofactor biosynthesis protein NifN: MARILPQSKSAAVNPLKSSQPLGAAFAFLGVDGAMPLFHGSQGCTSFALVLFVRHFKEAIPLQTTAMDEVATILGAADHLEEAILNLKNRTKPTLIGVCTTALVETRGEDCAGDIANIMRKHTQQLAGTEVVLANTPDFDGAIEEGWAKAVTAMIEGITRSGERARHPKKIAILPGCNLSIADIEHMRDMVESFGLKPVILPDISGSLDGTVPDRWVATTYGGTSVEDIRELGTAMQCIAIGEHMRRPAKALHGLTGVPYVLFQSLTGLQDTDRFVSLLSAISGAAVPARVRRRRAQLQDAMLDGHFHFGGKKIAIAAEPDQLFQLATFFAGLGSEIAAAVTTTDRSKILEKVPAVSVQIGDLGDLESLAVGADLLVTHSHGRQASERLRIPLMRIGFPVFDRLGSQHKLAILYQGTRDMIFEVASIFQANQHAPTPEALDPLRNREISR, encoded by the coding sequence ATGGCCCGCATCCTTCCCCAGAGCAAATCGGCGGCAGTCAACCCGCTGAAGTCGTCGCAGCCGCTGGGTGCCGCCTTTGCCTTTCTTGGCGTCGACGGTGCGATGCCGCTGTTCCACGGCAGCCAAGGCTGCACAAGCTTTGCGCTCGTTCTCTTCGTGCGGCACTTCAAAGAAGCGATTCCCTTGCAGACTACGGCGATGGATGAGGTGGCGACCATCCTCGGCGCAGCCGACCATCTGGAAGAGGCGATCCTCAACCTCAAGAACCGCACGAAGCCAACGCTGATCGGGGTGTGCACGACCGCGCTGGTGGAGACGCGTGGCGAAGATTGCGCGGGTGATATTGCCAACATCATGCGGAAGCACACGCAACAGCTTGCGGGTACGGAGGTCGTGCTGGCCAACACGCCGGATTTTGACGGCGCGATCGAAGAGGGCTGGGCCAAGGCAGTCACCGCAATGATCGAAGGGATTACGCGCTCGGGCGAACGGGCGCGGCACCCGAAGAAGATCGCAATCCTGCCCGGATGCAACCTCTCTATCGCCGACATCGAGCATATGCGGGACATGGTTGAAAGCTTTGGGCTCAAGCCGGTTATTCTGCCCGACATTTCAGGCTCGCTCGACGGTACGGTTCCTGACCGCTGGGTAGCGACCACATACGGCGGCACCAGCGTCGAAGACATTCGCGAGTTGGGCACGGCCATGCAATGCATCGCCATCGGTGAGCACATGCGCCGCCCGGCGAAAGCGCTGCACGGGTTGACCGGCGTGCCTTACGTGTTGTTCCAGTCACTGACTGGGCTGCAGGACACGGACCGCTTCGTGTCGCTGCTGTCTGCGATTTCGGGCGCGGCGGTACCGGCCCGCGTGCGCCGGCGCCGGGCGCAATTGCAGGACGCGATGCTCGACGGACATTTCCATTTCGGCGGCAAGAAAATTGCCATCGCTGCCGAACCAGACCAGCTGTTCCAACTTGCGACCTTCTTTGCTGGCCTCGGCTCCGAGATAGCCGCGGCCGTCACAACGACCGACAGGTCTAAAATTCTCGAGAAAGTCCCGGCGGTTTCGGTTCAGATCGGCGATCTCGGCGATCTGGAAAGTCTTGCCGTCGGTGCTGACCTGCTTGTCACGCATTCGCACGGGCGCCAAGCATCGGAGCGGCTCCGAATTCCGCTCATGCGCATCGGGTTCCCGGTCTTCGATCGACTAGGCAGCCAGCACAAGCTCGCAATTCTCTATCAGGGCACCCGCGACATGATCTTCGAGGTCGCCAGCATCTTCCAGGCCAACCAACACGCGCCCACTCCTGAGGCGCTTGATCCACTCCGTAATCGAGAAATATCACGATGA
- the nifX gene encoding nitrogen fixation protein NifX, translated as MNAVRRLSLVSSEVFAPMPERRKGALRVAIATQDMQDLNAHFGSARRFAVYDVTREEWNLVEAVAFDDVSDESGEHRAERDDRITPKVDALKGCQILFCLAIGGPSAAKLVAAKIHPIKVAEPQSIPQVLLRTQMMLRTCPPPWLRKVLARAGIAEKKPSFEDED; from the coding sequence ATGAACGCTGTTCGCCGCCTCTCGCTGGTCAGTAGTGAGGTTTTCGCCCCGATGCCTGAACGACGTAAGGGCGCATTGCGCGTTGCGATCGCCACTCAGGACATGCAGGACCTCAACGCCCATTTCGGGTCGGCCAGGCGCTTTGCTGTCTACGACGTGACGCGCGAGGAATGGAATCTCGTAGAAGCCGTGGCCTTCGATGACGTGTCCGATGAAAGCGGGGAGCATCGGGCCGAGCGCGATGATCGCATCACGCCAAAGGTGGATGCGCTCAAGGGCTGTCAGATCCTGTTTTGTCTGGCAATTGGCGGCCCTTCGGCAGCCAAGCTTGTCGCGGCAAAAATCCACCCGATCAAAGTGGCGGAGCCCCAATCGATCCCACAGGTGCTCTTGCGCACGCAGATGATGCTCAGGACGTGTCCTCCGCCTTGGCTGCGCAAGGTGCTGGCGCGAGCGGGCATTGCCGAAAAGAAACCGTCCTTCGAGGACGAGGACTGA
- a CDS encoding NifX-associated nitrogen fixation protein has protein sequence MPDPAIPPAVAEDEAALCTPFVKCLVRLIRSQDSYGSWERKADAELLGDFIITKEQRRGIPIIGDPDPDVLWRLDKYYAAIGLAIEERCGLMASPMIQVSHEGFGRVLFTTGRLVVLSKTLRDVHRFGFETLLKLATAGTKLVDDAISVIETFPHVALA, from the coding sequence ATGCCTGACCCCGCAATCCCCCCAGCTGTCGCCGAAGACGAGGCGGCTCTTTGCACCCCGTTCGTCAAATGCCTCGTGCGGCTGATCCGTTCTCAGGATTCCTATGGCTCGTGGGAACGCAAAGCGGACGCTGAGCTGCTGGGCGACTTCATCATTACCAAGGAACAGCGCCGAGGGATCCCAATCATCGGAGATCCCGATCCCGACGTGCTGTGGAGGCTCGACAAGTACTACGCCGCCATCGGGCTTGCGATCGAGGAGCGCTGCGGCCTTATGGCATCGCCGATGATCCAGGTGAGCCATGAGGGTTTTGGTCGGGTGCTTTTCACGACCGGACGGCTGGTCGTTTTGTCCAAAACGCTGCGCGATGTCCACCGGTTTGGCTTCGAGACGCTCCTGAAGCTCGCCACGGCCGGTACGAAGCTGGTCGACGATGCGATTTCAGTCATCGAAACCTTTCCCCACGTGGCGCTGGCATGA
- a CDS encoding response regulator transcription factor yields the protein MMGAIFEKGHHDGPEKLCWPVPSIQGLEADQVVGVSPMKKPLVLICSQDAEFYLLYSHILEVDGFSSETADGAKAALALAEQRELQAVVLDCDPASINGSAICAHLKREPRTTDLPIIALIAPGAEHQHLDLLKAGVESFVRPVAPAKLLDCLRARLGLTKRGPNGVENDSWICCGGLEMKLDAHRVRGNGHDIHLGRIDFNVLRLMIEAPGKVFSRDELIGAAWLPNIHVGARTVDVHISRIRRALKTALPGSVIRTVRSAGYSLEKPDD from the coding sequence ATGATGGGCGCGATTTTCGAGAAAGGCCATCATGACGGACCCGAGAAACTATGTTGGCCAGTCCCCTCGATCCAGGGACTCGAGGCCGACCAGGTTGTTGGGGTATCGCCGATGAAGAAGCCGCTGGTCCTGATCTGCTCGCAAGATGCCGAGTTCTATCTGCTCTACAGCCACATACTGGAGGTTGACGGTTTCAGCAGTGAGACGGCAGACGGCGCGAAGGCTGCGCTGGCCTTGGCCGAACAACGGGAGCTTCAGGCCGTAGTGCTGGATTGCGACCCAGCCAGCATAAACGGGTCCGCAATTTGCGCCCACCTCAAGCGGGAACCGCGCACCACCGACCTGCCTATCATCGCCCTGATCGCGCCTGGCGCCGAGCACCAGCACCTCGATCTCTTGAAGGCAGGCGTTGAGAGCTTTGTGCGGCCGGTGGCTCCGGCCAAGCTGCTCGACTGCCTGCGGGCGAGGCTCGGGCTGACCAAGCGTGGTCCGAACGGGGTTGAAAACGACAGTTGGATTTGTTGTGGAGGCCTGGAGATGAAGCTCGATGCCCATCGGGTTCGCGGTAATGGCCACGACATCCATCTCGGACGGATCGATTTCAACGTGCTGCGGCTTATGATTGAGGCCCCCGGCAAGGTCTTCAGCCGGGACGAGCTTATCGGGGCGGCCTGGCTGCCCAACATTCATGTCGGTGCACGCACCGTCGATGTCCATATCAGCCGAATCAGGAGGGCGCTGAAAACGGCCTTGCCCGGCAGCGTCATTCGCACCGTCAGGTCGGCCGGCTACTCGCTCGAGAAGCCGGACGACTGA
- a CDS encoding universal stress protein: protein MERRSADILKRLKAMSLSCDVDTDYCDPASLGEVARQRALCADLTIVGGDLLNDETLGPPVVNGCLFDSGKPVLIVPKGVKATLSPRRVLVGWDSRVEASRAVREALSILSAAKEVCVAMVDPKAQNNGKGAQSGADIAAYLTRHGARVSVDLLKSAGKSAGTVLTQHANDICADMMVMGAYGSRGLRERIFGGPPSWSFGKTTLPLFLAR, encoded by the coding sequence ATGGAAAGACGGTCCGCGGATATCCTCAAAAGGCTGAAAGCTATGTCGCTTTCCTGTGACGTTGACACCGACTATTGCGATCCGGCTAGCCTCGGTGAAGTGGCACGACAGCGGGCGCTCTGCGCTGACCTGACGATCGTTGGAGGAGACCTCCTCAACGATGAGACTCTCGGACCTCCTGTTGTCAACGGCTGCTTGTTCGATAGCGGAAAGCCGGTGCTCATCGTGCCGAAGGGCGTTAAGGCGACGCTGTCGCCTCGACGCGTGCTGGTCGGCTGGGATTCGCGTGTAGAGGCCTCGCGTGCGGTTCGGGAAGCTCTTAGTATCCTATCCGCTGCCAAGGAAGTCTGTGTCGCTATGGTCGATCCAAAGGCGCAAAACAACGGGAAAGGCGCGCAGTCTGGAGCTGACATCGCTGCCTATCTTACTCGGCACGGTGCTCGGGTCTCCGTTGACCTGCTTAAGAGCGCCGGCAAATCGGCGGGCACAGTGCTGACCCAGCACGCGAACGACATCTGTGCTGACATGATGGTTATGGGTGCTTATGGCAGCCGTGGGCTGCGTGAGCGGATTTTCGGCGGTCCGCCGAGCTGGAGCTTTGGGAAGACCACATTGCCGCTGTTTTTGGCTCGCTGA